gagaggtggatttttaaaagtagaagttcaaattgtttgggtacagacctggataataggacagaactctgcaggctatctttgcagtagattgcagtagattgcaacaccgcccacCGCCCAATTACTtcgccatggtggcgaagtaattacaacatagcaattagacactggaatggtagatgtggtagatgtgcagaaggtgaatgtgcaagtagagatactgggttgcaaaggagcaagatgaataaataaatacagtatggggacgaggtagttggatgggctgtttacagatgggctatgtacaggtgcagtgatctgtgaactgctctgacagctggtgcttaaagctagtgagggagatatttgtctccagcttcagtgatttttgcagtttgttccagtcattagcagcagagaactggaaggaaaggcagccaatgTAGGAATTGGCTTCAGGGGTGACCAGtgtgatatacctgctggagcgcgtgctacgggtgggtgttatggtgaccagtgagctgagataaggtggagctttacctagcaaagacttggaaacagtgggtttggcgacgagtatgaagcgatggccagccaacgagagtgtacaggtcacagtggtgggtgataaatggggctttggtgacaaaacggatggcactgtgatagactgcatcacatttgttgagtagagtgatggaagctattttatagatgatcaaggatcggtaggatagtcagttttacgagggtgtttggcagcatgagtgaaggaggcttttttgcgaaataggaagaggattctagatttaatattggattggagatgcttaatgtgagtctggaaggataaTTTACAgcctagccagacacctaggtatttgtagttgtccacatattctaagtcagaaccgtccagagtagtgatgctggacaagcgggcaggtgcgggcagtgatcggttgaagagcatgcatttagttttacttgtatttaagagcagtctgaggccacggaaggagagttgtatggcattgaagctcatctggaggttagttcagtgtccaaagaagggccagaagtatacagaatggtgtcgtctacagagaggtggatcagagaatcaccagcagcgagagagACAtctttgatatatacagagaagagtcagcccgagaattgaaccctgtggcacccccatagagactgcaagaggtccggacaacaggctctccaatttgacacactgaactctatatcagagaaatagttggtgaaccaggcgaggcaatcatttgagaaaccaaggctgttgagtctgccactAAGAATGTGgtaattgacagagtcgaaagccttggccaggtcgatgaatatggctgcacagtaatatctcttatcgatggcggttatatcgtttaggaccttgagcgtggctgaggtgcacccatgaccaacattgaaaccagattgcatagctgagaaggtacggtgggattcgaaatggtcggcaatctgttgacttggctttcgaagaccttagaaaggcaggatagATTGCGTCTGTAGCAATTTGGGTCTAGAGGATCGTGGACCAATCCGATGGTTTTATAGAGGGAAATGTAACTAGCCATTGCACTGGGTGAGCTTAATCAAGTGCACCTTTTAATGCAGGCTAATGAAGTTCCTGACAGAGGATTTTGCAGGTGCAACCTCAGTGGTCCGGGAAGAAATGTGTTGTGCAAAAAGACTGTACATTGAGATTGTCCAAAAATTCCATACCGTGACAAATTAAACTAAGTATGTTGAGGTACGCTAGACGAGATTGTCCAACAGCAAAGTGTAACTCCTTGTAGAAAATTCAATGCATATACAATTTCATGTGTTCATGAGTCTGTGGCCAAACAGTCAACTAGAACAGGCAAATTTGTCAAGTTTACAAAAAGTCCTGGGTGACATCTTATGCTAGTTAAACTGTCATGCTAGTGCCTACCAGCTTCCTCTTTGGAACTTAATGGATCCATTTAAGGGCTGAATTCTCATACTATGAAGTAAGATTAATAACTGGTTAAGAAAATGTACATGTTTGAAGACAGTCTGTATAGAATATATTTATTAATTGATAGGTTAAACGCTCCAGGCTCCATAAAAATCAAATACACCGAATCCATGCTATAGAAACCTGTGGTACAATAAATGGACTAGGAGGATTGGGCTACAGGTGAAGAGTATTGAGGCCCATCAAAATCCAGTTGAAGCTAGAACATTTAgaatgggctgcgtctcaatccactgcatccgccTGTCGCCCTTACGCATCTCTGGTGGACAGGGGCCGAGCTACAGTGGTGTTGGTCAGACACCTCAAAATGCAGTCTCAAAAACATCTAGTGTcagaacggtttggcctacaaactatgaACATTATAGAAAATTGACTCCCGAACATAGTTACTTTTCCCTCTTTGACCCCACAATTGTAAGacacatctgaaggtaacccatacaaacagAAGTATGGAGGTAGATGTGCCAACAGGGGTTGAAGCATCCAAAACATGAGGCATCACCTAGATATGGGACAGACACTTCTAAACTGATTTGACTCTTTGCCATTTGTGGTGTGGGCTATAGTAGAAGGCTAAACGCAAGTTTAGTGTACTTTTTGGGTTTCAATTCTAATAGCTAAATGAGCCATTGTCTGACCATCTAAAAACAATTATATATGTTAAATTTACTCACCAACAACTTACACTGAGGTTGAAGTGAAGTCTCACTGTATACAATGCATGACTACATCTAAAGTATGAACATATGATGAATGTCTAACTCACCCCATCACAAATGCTCTAATGTAGACCCAAGCTTTTATTTTGAACAACCAGTAGCAAAGGTAAAAGATGAACAACCAAAGATTTAACTGAACAGTCATTTTTACAAGACTGCACACCACCTGTTCTCAAGTCGCAAGCAATGGACACAAGAATCATTGTTTCAAAGAGACAAGGCATTTTTTAAAGTAAAATTGTTGATGTATTCCATAACTCTAGAGTAGCAAGAGCACCAGCAACGTCCTGGTCGAAACAAAAGCAGAAATGCAGTGTCAGCAACACAGAATGTTAAGTAACCAATGTAAGAAACAATACTCACCATTAGAGCTTCTAGAGGATGAATCCATTACATTTTCCTGTTGATAGATATATGGTTAGTACAAAGGACTTCAAATTCAGAGAGCAAAGTTCAGAGCAGGTTAAAGTGAACCATTACCTTGCAGAATCCTTCACTAGTGGTGGATATATGCTTGGTGCACCAAAGCTAACATAACCGTCCTTGGGAGCATTTCCACTGTCAACAGAAATAGCCTCCCTAGGAGTGTAGCTGATTTGGGAAAAGACAGTTCTGCCATTCTCGTAGTGCGATTTGGAACTGTAGGAATAGATTGGGATGACACCCGACTGTTCAACGATGCTGGCCTGAGCGCTACCAGAGGCACCATCTTCAGTGCTTTGGTAGTGCTTCTGCTGAGACATTGGGGTCAGTTGCTTCTGGGTCATTTGAGCTACATGCCATAATTGCTGAGGCATGGCGGTCAGTTGCTGTTGTGGCATGGCAGTGTGTAGCTTCCGCTGCTGGGACATTTGAGCTGGATACCACACTTGCTGGGATACGGCGGTAGGCTGCTCCTGcggtagaggggtggaggccgGTTGCTTCTGCTGCTGGGGAGATTGAGCTGGATGCCACACTTGCTGATGCGTCTGCGGCATGGCGGTCAGTGCAGCGACTTGTTGCTTCTGGACCATTTTAGCTGGATACCACATGTTGTGAGGCTGCTGAAGCATTGCAGCCGGTTGCTTATGCTGCTGGGGAATTTGAGCCGTTTGCCACAGTTGTTGGGGTATGGCAGTCAGTTCCTTCTGCGGTAGATGCATAGGGGCTGGTTGCTTCTGCTCCTGGGGAAATTGATTTGGATGCCACACTTGCTGAGGTGGCTGGGGCATGGCGGTCGGTTCAATTTGCTGCCGAGTTTCAGTAGCTGGTTGCTTTTGCTGCTGTGGCATTTGAGCTGGATGCCACACTTGCGGGGGCAGGGTGGCCTGTTCCTTCTGCGGTTGAGGCAATGGGGCTGGTTGCTTCTGCAGTATGGTGGCCAGTTGTTTCTGCTGCTGGGACATTTGAGCTGGATACCATGCTTGCTGGAGTATAGCTGTTGGTTGTTTCTGCAGGATAGGCATTGGGGCCAGTTGCGTCTGCAGCATTTGAGCTGGATGCAACTCTTGCTGGGGTATGGTGGCCGGTTGCTTCTGCTCCTGGGGCATTTGAGCTGGATACCACACTTGCTGAGGCATGGTGGTCAGTTCCTTCTGCCGCCGAGTTGCAGCGGCTTGTTGCTTCTGGACCATTTTAGCTGGATACCACACGTCATGAGGCTGCTGGGGAATGGGGGCCAGTTGCCACACTTGCTGAAGCATGGCAGCCGGTTGCTTATGCAGCTGGGGCATTTGAGCGGAATGCAACAGTTGTGGTGGAATGGCGGTCAGATCCTTCTGCAGTTGACGCATAGGGACTGGTTGCTCCTGGGGAAATTGAGCTGGATGCCACATTTGCTGAGGCATGGCGGTTAGGTCAATCTGCTGCTGAGGTTCAGTGGCGGGTTGCTTCTGCTGCTGGGGCTTTTGAGCTGGATACCACACTTGCTGGGGCATGGCAGTCAGTTGCTTCTGCGGCTTTTGAGCTGGATGCAACACTTGCTGAGGTTGCTGGCTTATAGCGGCTGGTTCCTTCTGCTGCTGAGGTTCAGTAGCTGGTTGCTTTTGCTCCTGGGGAAATTGAGCTGGATGCCACACTTGCTGGTGAATGGTGGCCGGTTGCTTCTGCTGCATTTGAGCTGGATACCATGTTTGCTGCGGCATAGCTGTTGGTTGTTTCTGCAGTATATCCATTGGAGCCGGTTGCTTCTGGGGCATGGTGGTCAGTTCCGTCTGCTGCTGAGGCCCAGTAGCTGGTTGCTTTTGCCGCTGGGGAATTTGAACTGGATACCACACTTGCTGAGGTAACTGGGGTATGGCCTGTTCCTTCTGATGCTGACGTTCAGTAGCTGGTTGCTTCTGGGGCATTTGAGCTGGATACAACACTGCTTGAGGCTGCTTAGGATAACTGGCCGGTAGAGTCTCCTGTTGGGTCATGGCGGCCAGTTGCTTTTCCTGCTGGGGCATTTGAGTTGGATACCAAATTTTCGGAGGTGCCTGGGGCATGGGGGCCAGTTGCTTTTGCAGGATGGAGGCCAGATGTTTCTGTTGCTCTTCGGTCAGCTGCGCTCGCAATTGAGCTGTTGGAGAGATGTAATTTCCATATCCTTTAGACCTAAGTGAGCCTGCATAGAGACATACTGCATCAGAACCTGGTGCATGATAGCCATCACCTAGGTTAGAAACAAAGTAAAATGCCAGCCTTGGAAGTAATTGGAACTGCAACTGTTACTTGAAATGAATGTGTAGAAACTCACTTGATGTAGAACAGGTTATCCCACCAATTAGCAGGCAACAAAACCAAGAAactctaaaaaaaatatatataaaataaaaacatatgttATAAACACATGAAGGACAAGGGAAACAAACTAGCGCAATACTTTTAAAACCCTACCTGAAAGTGATTCCAATCATCACGGCAAATTTTGCACCTCGAAACCTCACCAGTAATCAGAACTAATGGCCAATATAAGCCCTAGTTTAATATCCCTTTTGCTGTATCTGGCAGGCTTTTTGGTTGCTCCTTTTAAACAAATCCCAGACCCTTCTAATGTCATTGGCTAATTAAGGACAGCTGTAAGTCCCTGAACTACATTTGATACCTAATTCCAAATTGACCGCTAAATCCTACACCCTGGACTAAACACATCTGTGAATCAGAAATGATTGAAAAGGTATAAGCAATATGGCCACAATTGCATCCAGCCTATCAGAAGTCAAGGTGAAGCAATTACCATATTGCTATAACCTATCGGATCGTTTCAAATGCCCATAAGTGACTAAGTGGTtgggctaggggttgatttggaatTCAGAAATTTACTCAGGTGTGGTTGATTCTCTAATTGAGTTCCTGACAGGTTTGACAGCCCTTACTCTAAAGCACACGTAAAACTCATTTcacagagggccgagtgtctgtgggtttttgcTCCTTCCTTgtaggaaaaaaacaaaaacctacagacactaggccctccatggactGAGTTTGTCACCCCTGCTCTAAAGTAGGAAACACATTTTTGTCTTGGCACTACATTGATCGGTTTCAATTATTGTTTGTACAAAATTCACTTGGTTCATTTGAAGATTAGAGGCTGAATGAGCAGTTAGGCACCATTATTTTACACATGCCTTCTTTAAAACCGTGTGTTTCATTCAGCATAGCAACATTAGATGGATAACAGTTTAATTTACACAAAGTGCAACATCTTAGACAAATTCTGATTTCAGACAGACACCAATTAAACACTCATGTTATGCTTTTGATGAGTCTTTAATTTTTCAGAGGCAAACATACAGTGGTAAGGCTAAAGCAACTGACTGTAGACCAAAGTCAAGAAGTAAAGTCAGGAGAGGTGCATCTGCGACAACCGAAATTCGGATACTAATGTcttccaacagcaaggctcagatcaccatggcagtgttgccattgtttatACAAGGCTTCCTttataatgtaaaaaaaacatgtctCTAACACCCACTCACAAACTGAAATAATTTATGTGTACATTATACAATCAATAAATGAGAGAGAGCCTCATTCATATCATTCATTTATGCACTGTAGGCTACACATTAACTGCAGCAAATTGGTTCCTTTTTCAGTCATGTTTTTGGTCACGTGGGTTAAACATAAAcactaatgattggttgacaatggAGCCCCCACATGACAGGTGATAGCTGCAGGATGAAGTTGGTGAAGAGCAATTGCAGAAACTTGGAGTTTCTGCAGATTTTTGTAAAGATCATGCAGTCGACATATAGACTCACTTCGGAAATGTTTTATCCCCAGAACGCAACAAACTTTGAAAggtggtgtcatgacgttggcctggggggttggtttatgacagtcataaatacctcttccgatctctaacctactgaggttacattttttttaaatcttggttaacatagagattctgggagcATCAGtatgtggggggaaattaactatgtTCTGGTAATccaaacaattgaacatatgcagctgtacttaatgaatatgatgtcagttcgattgtcatctgagacattctcatccatgataagatgacataaactctgcAGTAGaaagttatcagattcacatggaattgctgttcaatttaaatgtttaaatatgaaattatttgtgatgggatgaaatgtgattttagcttctaaaatgtgagatgtgggttttcataagttagggctgctcactcagtggcccgcccacgtgaagagacagaggttgtaaactatgacacgcaccccttttctcccttcctatataaagccttgacgagaACATAACTTTCTGTTCCAATGAGGTAGGATGGcgatcctatgtcagaatggttcagataaaactacagaacgaagccaacatcagcatgagctttggttgcgaatgctatgaactttgaactcttattcacaacagaagtgatacctcctagccgttgagttagcgaccgcagctgcaaacgcaggttaggaaggaacagacagagtatcccatctaccacacaacgacgttactacaacttgTCCAAGTGAccacattcttcaaaggacagaggactcggtttggcaacgcggtcttccatctaccaccaacctactgaagcacagctcagagtaaatatttattgcattttctgtttccaaatgggcggtaatttaaaatgcataagatactgtatttacgatagcacagcttcgcccttcgttcctcagtcttcccgatctttcactcaacccagacccttttcctttgtgtaacaagcagtcatatctgttccgcccactagggacgttttcctttatgacgacaatttgtaatcaagttatgatttaattatgtgtatgtgtgattctgtgtgattatttagtaaataaataattaaacccaattttgtattgctgattcaacttgttagccaggaaTTTACAACTTTAAGAttatgagactgaagtaagatgacAATTAATGTTGActactattgatgtaaaatattacaatctttaagagtttatttggaagataacagctctataaatattattttgtggtgcccgactctctagttaattacatttacatgattagctcaatcaggtgatattaattacggagaaattattttatagaatagcatgtcatagcaattaatccggcatagccaaagacacgacagcggTGACCAACAATTGCCACCGACTTGACAATAGTGATCAGCTCGAAGGTGTCCACTGTCTCCATAAAATGTCTCCCTCATGTGGATGAAATAAAACACAAGACAACAACCCATCTCATCATCCTCTGACCGTCTATCCTACTTTGTGGAAGCATTTTTTTCCAATGTTGTCTCAACTTTGATTGCAGTACACATCCACAAACATATAAACTCGATTACAACTGTTTAGATAGCTATGCATATATCTCCAGCCCCCTTAAATCTGCCACAGTGTTTTCCCTATTCCGACTGATGTTTCCGCTTGCATTCCATCTCTGATAATTATACTTGATTCCAAGTCTGTGCCTTGAAAATGCCAATCTCCTTTTCTTCTCCTGTTTCTTTCAGCACAGCAGGCAGACAATCTGTTCTTTTTTCTGGTCTTTTATATTCGCCCCAAGTGCTCCAATCATTCTGTACTTTATTGTACAGCCCCTAATGTCTAGAAATCTGCACTAACTGTATGTCACTtaaatcagacctgggttcaaatactatttaaaatatTTCAATTAATTTCACATACATTCAAAGTAAGTATTCTGATCTTTTATTTGAAAAGATAAGTAGTTAAATGttatgtatttggaaatacacttggaaagtgTTTGAAAAActcaaaatcacacacaaatttaCACTCCAATGTATTAAATAAGTATTTCAAAATACTGTCAAATAATACAATTTGTATTATAACCCAGATATTATAACCCAGATACTGAAATACACATGTTTTTGAATACAGGTCTGCACTTAAAATGTAGCATTTGCATGAaaatacacagatatatattgtattatactgcATCACAttctattgtatttgttgtttcTTTGCGATTGCATTTGAAATCTTCAACTGTTGTTTTTTCTGAAGACAGATTCCAAATCTTCTTTCTCTGTTAGACCCTCCAGGCCCTATTAGTCTACTGAGGTCAGTCAGTtgcgacagccttggtttctcaaatgattgcctcgcctggtttaccaactacttctctgatagagttcagtgtgtcaaatcggagggcctgttgtccggatctctgacagtctctatgggggtgccacagggttcaattctcgggccgactcttttctgtatacatcaatgatgttgctcttgctgctggtgattctctgatccacctctacgcagacgacaccattctgtatacatctggcccctccttggacactgttaactaacctccagaccagcttcaatgccatacaacactccttccgtggcctccaactgctcttaaacgcaagtgtagcctttcctttcagttctctgctgccaatgactggaatgaattgctaaaatcgctgaagctggagacctatatttccctcactaactttaaacatcagctatctgagcagctaacggATCGCTGCAGGTGTACATAGCCCATATGTAAATAGTCCACCcgatctacctacctcatccccatattgtttttatttacttttctgctcttttgcacaccagttttTCTACTTGTACAGCATCTGCTCATCTaacactccagtgttaatttgctaaactgtaattacttcactactatggcctatttatttccttacctccccacgccatttgcacacactgtatatagactttcttttttttctattgtgttattgactgtacgcttgtttattccatgttgttgtttgtgtcgcactgctttgctttatcttggccaggtcacagttgtaaatgagaacttgttctcaactaacttACCTGTTTAATAAAAATGATaaacaccaggaacgcacaatccctccatcagtgctcagactgtccgcaataggctgagagaggctggactgaggtcttgtaggcttgttgtaaagcaggtcctcaccagacatcaccggcaacaacgttgcctatgggcacaatcccagcatcgctggaccagacaggactggcaaaaagtgctcttcactgacgagtcgcggattcgcatttatcatttaaggaatgagtgttacacagaggcctgtactctggagcgggatcgatttggaggtggagggtccgttatgttctggggcggtgtgtcacagcatcatcggacttaGCTTGTcactgcaggcaatctcaacactgtgtgttatgtcctcctcccttatgtggtaaccttcctgcaggctcatcctgacatgaccctccagcatgacaatgccaccagccatactgctcgttctgtgtgtgatttccttcaagacaggaatgtcagtgttcggTCATGGCaggcgaagagcccggatctcaatcccattgagcacgtctgggacctgttggatgaGGGCTAGGTTcattccccctagaaatgtccgggaacttgcaggtgccttggtggaagagttgggtaacatctgacagcaagaactggcaaatctggtgcagtccatgaggagatgcactgcagtatttaatgcagcaggtggccacaccagatactgttacttttgattttgactccctttttgttcagggacacaattCCAGTTCTGTTAGTCATGTCTGTGGAACTCAGTTTGTGTCAGTTGtagaatcttatgttcatacaaatatttacacgttaagtttgctggaaAAAAACACAGGACACTCAGAGGATGTTTATTTTAACTTCAGTTGCAGTGAAATTATAAAAATCTATCTTTAAATTGTCTTGGGAACAGGAGTGGATAAATATTTCTATCAGCGTCTCGGGGAAAATGCCAATGCGCGTGTAATGTGTCATCTTTGACACTTTTGCAAGCAGACAGCATTTCAACCACATAAATACACACCCAAGACTAACTGAAGTTACCATTCTCAGCTTTCCATTTCCTTAAAATCTGTCAAAATGACATTTGGCACAGGACCAATGTTTCCACTGTGTTCTAGCATGCTACCTGGTCCTTAAATAATTGTACCTGTTAAGATGACTAATGCATTCATTCTATCAACGTAAGACATTTGTGAGCACTACTTTAGTCTTCTGGGGCAACATgttatgacagaagagaagctgcatgtattaAACTGTAGTTGACAAATGGCTTACCTAATGTAAGTAAGCAGAAACGTGTCTAAATTAGGCGTGAAAGTAGCCATTAAGCTCAGTTATGGTGGATCAAACTGGACAGGTAGCCCACTTTAaattgattgacagagtcaatcAGACAACCATGAGATGCGAAACGGAGCCTGCGCATACCACAAAAACAGAAGAGGTTTACATGCCACAGTAGCCCATCTCCGGGGTACAAACTTTCTCAGGTTTTTGTAAAACAGGATTTGATGTTTACATGTCAACACAAAATAAATACTTCAGGATCCCGAATAACGGGATATTGATGTACATGTAAACGTGGTCAGTGGCTTTAACGTAGAGACAATCTTGGGATTTGTCAACCAGCAACAAAgataaaaataaattatatatttgAAATCCAAAAGATTAGGAACTGTGAACCACATTCCCTTTTACTACAAATTGCACTGGCAACCAACACAATATTTTATTGTTTTACAAGTAATGCAGGGTAGAATGAGCAGCAGCAATTCCCTGGCACGGCAGCAAAAACATACAGTGGAAGCTTAAAAAAAGTGTCAGCAACAACTCGGAATTGTCATCCAAAGGATGAATCTACCATTGCAATTCTGTTGATAGATGATTAATAcacagctcaaaaaaataaagggaacacttaaacaacacactgtaactccaagtcaatcacacttctgtgaaatcaaactgtccacttaggaa
This sequence is a window from Oncorhynchus mykiss isolate Arlee chromosome 13, USDA_OmykA_1.1, whole genome shotgun sequence. Protein-coding genes within it:
- the LOC110485718 gene encoding mediator of RNA polymerase II transcription subunit 15 isoform X2 codes for the protein MIGITFRVSWFCCLLIGGITCSTSSSLRSKGYGNYISPTAQLRAQLTEEQQKHLASILQKQLAPMPQAPPKIWYPTQMPQQEKQLAAMTQQETLPASYPKQPQAVLYPAQMPQKQPATERQHQKEQAIPQLPQQVWYPVQIPQRQKQPATGPQQQTELTTMPQKQPAPMDILQKQPTAMPQQTWYPAQMQQKQPATIHQQVWHPAQFPQEQKQPATEPQQQKEPAAISQQPQQVLHPAQKPQKQLTAMPQQVWYPAQKPQQQKQPATEPQQQIDLTAMPQQMWHPAQFPQEQPVPMRQLQKDLTAIPPQLLHSAQMPQLHKQPAAMLQQVWQLAPIPQQPHDVWYPAKMVQKQQAAATRRQKELTTMPQQVWYPAQMPQEQKQPATIPQQELHPAQMLQTQLAPMPILQKQPTAILQQAWYPAQMSQQQKQLATILQKQPAPLPQPQKEQATLPPQVWHPAQMPQQQKQPATETRQQIEPTAMPQPPQQVWHPNQFPQEQKQPAPMHLPQKELTAIPQQLWQTAQIPQQHKQPAAMLQQPHNMWYPAKMVQKQQVAALTAMPQTHQQVWHPAQSPQQQKQPASTPLPQEQPTAVSQQVWYPAQMSQQRKLHTAMPQQQLTAMPQQKHYQSTEDGASGSAQASIVEQSGVIPIYSYSSKSHYENGRTVFSQISYTPREAISVDSGNAPKDGYVSFGAPSIYPPLVKDSARKM
- the LOC110485718 gene encoding mediator of RNA polymerase II transcription subunit 15 isoform X1, which produces MIGITFRVSWFCCLLIGGITCSTSSSLRSKGYGNYISPTAQLRAQLTEEQQKHLASILQKQLAPMPQAPPKIWYPTQMPQQEKQLAAMTQQETLPASYPKQPQAVLYPAQMPQKQPATERQHQKEQAIPQLPQQVWYPVQIPQRQKQPATGPQQQTELTTMPQKQPAPMDILQKQPTAMPQQTWYPAQMQQKQPATIHQQVWHPAQFPQEQKQPATEPQQQKEPAAISQQPQQVLHPAQKPQKQLTAMPQQVWYPAQKPQQQKQPATEPQQQIDLTAMPQQMWHPAQFPQEQPVPMRQLQKDLTAIPPQLLHSAQMPQLHKQPAAMLQQVWQLAPIPQQPHDVWYPAKMVQKQQAAATRRQKELTTMPQQVWYPAQMPQEQKQPATIPQQELHPAQMLQTQLAPMPILQKQPTAILQQAWYPAQMSQQQKQLATILQKQPAPLPQPQKEQATLPPQVWHPAQMPQQQKQPATETRQQIEPTAMPQPPQQVWHPNQFPQEQKQPAPMHLPQKELTAIPQQLWQTAQIPQQHKQPAAMLQQPHNMWYPAKMVQKQQVAALTAMPQTHQQVWHPAQSPQQQKQPASTPLPQEQPTAVSQQVWYPAQMSQQRKLHTAMPQQQLTAMPQQLWHVAQMTQKQLTPMSQQKHYQSTEDGASGSAQASIVEQSGVIPIYSYSSKSHYENGRTVFSQISYTPREAISVDSGNAPKDGYVSFGAPSIYPPLVKDSARKM
- the LOC110485718 gene encoding putative uncharacterized protein DDB_G0268364 isoform X3, which produces MPQAPPKIWYPTQMPQQEKQLAAMTQQETLPASYPKQPQAVLYPAQMPQKQPATERQHQKEQAIPQLPQQVWYPVQIPQRQKQPATGPQQQTELTTMPQKQPAPMDILQKQPTAMPQQTWYPAQMQQKQPATIHQQVWHPAQFPQEQKQPATEPQQQKEPAAISQQPQQVLHPAQKPQKQLTAMPQQVWYPAQKPQQQKQPATEPQQQIDLTAMPQQMWHPAQFPQEQPVPMRQLQKDLTAIPPQLLHSAQMPQLHKQPAAMLQQVWQLAPIPQQPHDVWYPAKMVQKQQAAATRRQKELTTMPQQVWYPAQMPQEQKQPATIPQQELHPAQMLQTQLAPMPILQKQPTAILQQAWYPAQMSQQQKQLATILQKQPAPLPQPQKEQATLPPQVWHPAQMPQQQKQPATETRQQIEPTAMPQPPQQVWHPNQFPQEQKQPAPMHLPQKELTAIPQQLWQTAQIPQQHKQPAAMLQQPHNMWYPAKMVQKQQVAALTAMPQTHQQVWHPAQSPQQQKQPASTPLPQEQPTAVSQQVWYPAQMSQQRKLHTAMPQQQLTAMPQQLWHVAQMTQKQLTPMSQQKHYQSTEDGASGSAQASIVEQSGVIPIYSYSSKSHYENGRTVFSQISYTPREAISVDSGNAPKDGYVSFGAPSIYPPLVKDSARKM